One Brassica napus cultivar Da-Ae chromosome C2, Da-Ae, whole genome shotgun sequence DNA window includes the following coding sequences:
- the LOC106378665 gene encoding tRNA (guanine(10)-N2)-methyltransferase homolog, with amino-acid sequence MYELWGEGTCYEELKDSIESFPDSRKLPFLASDSTFRISVETFGKALTFDEQWERINSLTYIPFEGKVNLKNPDHNFFIMEMDESEENNGLQPILQRRIFFGREVGFADRKLLPAFQLKSRTYLGPTAMDAEMDFLMANQAKATSGKLVYDPFVGTGSILVSAARFGAMTMGADIDIRVVRDGRGPDCNVWSNFKQYGLPMPVALLRMDNNLPPWRSGLNEIFDAIICDPPYGVRAGGRKSGGRKILRGTVDPYTVPEDKRTDHIPSTGAYSLVECVHDLLHLAARMLVMKGRLVFFFPVLRDENGSEVKFPEHPCFKLVAVSEQILSSRYSRVLLNMVKVEPYSEEVEEAARLMHLEFRENHLKWLEEGKIHSSVFKPSDPSQIHADTKSFKDPKPKYRGKYV; translated from the exons ATGTATGAGCTTTGGGGTGAAGGAACTTGCTACGAAGAGCTTAAAGACTCCATAGAAAGCTTCCCTGATTCTCGCAAGCTCCCGTTTCTCGCTTCTGATTCCACATTTAGAATCTCCGTCGAAACTTTCGGAAAGGCTCTGACTTTCGATGAGCAGTGGGAGAGAATCAACTCACTTACTTACATCCCCTTCGAG GGAAAGGTTAACTTGAAGAACCCGGATCACAACTTTTTCATCATGGAGATGGATGAGTCTGAAGAGAACAATGGGCTTCAGCCCATTCTCCAGAGAAGAATCTTTTTTGGGAGGGAGGTTGGTTTTGCTGACAGGAAGCTGTTACCTGCTTTTCAGCTCAAGTCTCGAACTTACCTTGGCCCGACAGCTATGGATGCTGAGATGGATTTCTTGATGGCTAATCAAGCTAAAGCTACATCTGGAAAGCTTGTGTATGACCCTTTCGTTGGTACAGGGAGCATTCTCGTTTCTGCTGCACGTTTTGGTGCAATGACAATG GGTGCAGATATTGATATCAGAGTAGTGCGTGATGGACGTGGTCCAGACTGTAATGTTTGGAGCAATTTCAAGCAG TATGGACTACCTATGCCAGTTGCTTTACTTAGAATGGATAATAATCTTCCTCCTTGGCGTTCCGGGCTAAACGAG ATATTTGATGCGATTATATGTGATCCACCTTACGGGGTTCGAGCTGGTGGACGCAAATCCGGTGGCAGGAAAATCCTGAGAGGGACGGTGGATCCTTACACAGTCCCTGAAGACAAAAGAACAGATCACATTCCATCCACTGGTGCATATAGTCTAGTGGAGTGTGTTCATGATCTGCTTCACCTCGCTGCAAGAATGCTGGTGATGAAAGGGAGGCTAGTCTTTTTCTTCCCGGTTTTGAGAGATGAGAATGGCAGTGAGGTTAAGTTCCCAGAGCACCCGTGTTTCAAGTTGGTGGCTGTCTCTGAACAGATCTTGAGTTCGCGGTACAGTAGGGTTTTGCTGAACATGGTGAAAGTAGAGCCTTATAGCGAAGAGGTTGAGGAAGCTGCTCGTTTAATGCATTTGGAGTTTAGAGAGAATCATCTCAAGTGGTTAGAGGAAGGTAAAATTCATTCCTCTGTGTTTAAACCTTCTGATCCTTCACAGATTCATGCTGATACCAAAAGCTTTAAAGATCCTAAACCTAAGTATAGAGGGAAGTATGTGTAA